In one window of Myxococcus virescens DNA:
- a CDS encoding translocation/assembly module TamB domain-containing protein, with product MSSQGRHGARRALLLVLLVLSGSVLLLRMPESWEVACTLGRRHLPDVLGLDVGLGRCELDPLGSRVVVHGFSLFLPGTDSPLVAVDRAEVQLGFLQPLRGRLTLAQVKASRPRVALDLSQPSSPSEPKSNFCFLEPLEHLRVAKLDISGAELRLALPEGRRVDVDELDVRWDEQWGVIELDVEARRGRVRLGPDGRELALGQLVIAGALDPDEALLELERAEVSLDDITTTVSGRVDSLCAPRLALDAQVFLPLRALYQARLIPSPATGHLWSRVSIAGKVASPAVSLELSGNSLGYGDFGPTNLHARLSYSGEDVRLEELTLPVGAGKVRATGRLGLTPNFPLEVSLTTEDASLGRILDRAGVKGSWVDFPATLDARLSGNLLPRFSLSGPLDLRTGKFVLATHAFDTQPKDGLTILEFDKARAQAQVKLQADRVAFSHVNAEVGHSRVTGDVVLLLAGGLGLDIHGQGDVDLADFGHIAGLPWAGRGHATYAITGPASDVKVEAGLSFRDFEFWNLSLGVMQGKLAYKDSLLTFPAFSGQKGRTQYYGKAGVSFGRLLNLRLEVNVPQGRNEDLVDVVAGLSPSLAVMQGTLGGTATGRVEVDSPVEKLEGLVAFDVKDTTYLGRRMGDGAARLRFVDGKAMVLERTTLTGPLGRTWAEGTFTFEGGLDYRFGGDGLSLAEAVDPELAERMGIQGTMVMDGVVSGTADVPVVDVTLRAPRVTFAERNLGAMDLTGRMVGKNFEVWGHPFRDATGRIRMKVQDNWPYEAQGSFSLPEIRPLLPDAPLWAGVSGALSGTVSAKGLLLEPAGSQVNATVERLVLSRDDLRGENAGPIVLAHSAGRTDVQPFRFTGQHVDLSLGGWMSPRGLNVTLRGGLDLRLLESLMPAMVERSSGRITVDAEASGTLEKPSVVGSAELFDMRLALRDWPVQVRNMAGRVELTGQRVLVEHLQGQLNEGRVSARGDVRLERFLPQRLGLTIQLDEVPYRLTEDLPATFSGLLQVIGPPKGFTVTGGMDIVKMRYQKPLDVDALLKTMQKRTTHLAAGSSSSSGEPPKPWVIWDVNVHFGDVRVDNNLAKARLLGDVRLTGTDLRPGLLGRVELAEGSQAFFRNNPFTISQGQLEFQDPTQIDPVFEVQAQTQVREYMVKLHAFGKPSDPQILLSSEPALVEGDIVSLLTLGFTSSDQDTAASASAGLAAEALFNVSGLDRQLQRFLPSNPVLRDLSLQISTTYNDATRQAEPTAQLESKFLSEQLKIGMTQPVSGRGTRARAEYRFDDRLSAQAQWDNENNDASFGNLGLELKLSWEVE from the coding sequence CCTCGTCGCCGTCGGAGCCCAAGTCCAACTTCTGCTTCCTGGAGCCGCTCGAGCACCTGCGCGTGGCGAAGCTCGACATCTCCGGCGCGGAGCTGCGCCTGGCGCTGCCTGAGGGCCGGCGCGTGGACGTGGACGAGTTGGACGTTCGCTGGGACGAGCAGTGGGGCGTCATCGAACTGGACGTGGAGGCCCGGCGCGGCCGGGTGCGCCTGGGCCCGGACGGACGCGAGCTGGCGCTGGGGCAGCTGGTCATCGCGGGCGCGTTGGACCCGGACGAGGCCCTGCTGGAGCTGGAGCGCGCCGAGGTGTCGCTCGACGACATCACCACCACGGTGTCCGGCCGCGTGGATTCGCTGTGCGCGCCGCGGCTGGCGCTGGACGCGCAGGTGTTCCTCCCGCTGCGCGCGCTGTACCAGGCGCGGCTGATTCCCAGCCCGGCGACGGGGCACCTCTGGTCGCGTGTGTCCATCGCGGGGAAGGTGGCGTCTCCCGCGGTGTCGCTGGAGCTGTCGGGCAACAGCCTGGGTTACGGGGACTTCGGCCCGACGAACCTTCACGCGCGCCTGTCGTACTCGGGTGAAGACGTCCGCCTGGAGGAGCTCACCCTGCCCGTGGGCGCGGGCAAGGTGCGCGCGACGGGGCGGCTGGGACTCACGCCGAACTTCCCGCTGGAGGTGTCGTTGACGACGGAGGACGCGTCGTTGGGCCGCATCCTGGACCGGGCGGGGGTGAAGGGCTCCTGGGTGGACTTCCCGGCCACGCTGGACGCGCGGCTGTCCGGCAACCTGCTGCCGCGCTTCTCCCTGTCAGGGCCGTTGGACCTGCGGACCGGGAAGTTCGTGCTGGCCACGCATGCGTTCGACACGCAGCCGAAGGACGGCCTCACGATTCTGGAGTTCGACAAGGCCCGCGCGCAGGCGCAGGTGAAGCTCCAGGCGGACCGTGTGGCCTTCAGCCACGTCAACGCGGAGGTGGGCCACTCACGCGTGACGGGCGACGTCGTGCTCCTGCTGGCGGGCGGGCTGGGCCTGGACATCCACGGACAGGGCGACGTGGACCTGGCGGACTTCGGTCACATCGCGGGCCTGCCCTGGGCCGGACGGGGCCACGCCACCTACGCGATTACCGGACCCGCGTCGGACGTGAAGGTGGAGGCGGGGCTGTCCTTCCGCGACTTCGAGTTCTGGAACCTGTCGCTGGGGGTGATGCAGGGGAAGCTGGCCTACAAGGACAGCCTGCTCACGTTCCCCGCCTTCTCCGGTCAAAAGGGCCGCACCCAGTATTACGGCAAGGCAGGCGTGTCCTTCGGGCGGCTGCTCAACCTGCGCCTGGAGGTGAACGTCCCGCAGGGGCGCAACGAGGACCTGGTGGACGTGGTGGCGGGCCTGAGTCCGTCGCTCGCGGTGATGCAGGGCACGCTGGGTGGAACGGCCACCGGCCGCGTGGAGGTGGACAGCCCCGTGGAGAAGCTGGAGGGGCTGGTGGCGTTCGACGTCAAGGACACCACCTATCTGGGCCGGCGCATGGGCGACGGCGCGGCGCGGCTGCGCTTCGTGGATGGCAAGGCGATGGTGCTGGAGCGGACCACCCTCACGGGGCCGCTGGGCCGCACCTGGGCGGAGGGCACCTTCACGTTCGAGGGCGGGCTGGACTACCGCTTCGGCGGAGACGGCCTGTCGCTGGCCGAGGCGGTGGACCCGGAGCTCGCCGAGCGCATGGGCATCCAGGGCACCATGGTGATGGACGGCGTCGTGTCGGGCACCGCCGATGTGCCGGTGGTGGACGTCACGCTGCGCGCGCCGCGCGTCACCTTCGCCGAGCGGAACCTGGGCGCCATGGACCTCACCGGGCGCATGGTGGGGAAGAACTTCGAGGTGTGGGGCCACCCCTTCCGGGACGCCACCGGCCGCATCCGCATGAAGGTGCAGGACAACTGGCCCTATGAAGCCCAGGGCTCGTTCTCGTTGCCGGAGATTCGCCCGCTGCTGCCGGACGCGCCGCTGTGGGCGGGCGTCAGCGGGGCCTTGTCGGGCACGGTGAGCGCCAAGGGCCTGCTTTTGGAGCCCGCGGGCTCGCAGGTGAACGCCACCGTGGAGCGGCTGGTCCTCTCCCGCGACGATTTGCGCGGGGAGAACGCGGGCCCCATCGTGCTGGCGCACTCGGCCGGGCGGACGGACGTGCAGCCCTTCCGCTTCACGGGGCAGCACGTGGACCTGTCGCTGGGCGGGTGGATGAGCCCGCGCGGCCTGAACGTGACACTGCGGGGCGGGTTGGATTTGCGCCTGCTGGAGTCGTTGATGCCCGCCATGGTGGAGCGCTCCTCCGGGCGCATCACCGTGGACGCCGAGGCCTCCGGGACGCTGGAGAAGCCCTCCGTGGTGGGCTCCGCGGAGCTGTTCGACATGCGGCTGGCGCTGCGGGACTGGCCCGTCCAGGTGCGCAACATGGCCGGGCGCGTGGAGCTGACGGGCCAGCGCGTGCTGGTGGAGCACCTGCAGGGCCAGCTCAACGAAGGCCGCGTGTCCGCGCGCGGCGACGTGCGGCTGGAGCGCTTCCTGCCGCAGCGGCTGGGCCTCACCATCCAACTGGACGAGGTGCCCTACCGGCTCACGGAGGACCTGCCCGCGACCTTCTCCGGCCTGCTCCAGGTGATTGGTCCGCCCAAGGGCTTCACCGTCACCGGTGGCATGGACATCGTGAAGATGCGCTACCAGAAGCCGCTGGACGTGGATGCGCTGCTGAAGACGATGCAGAAGCGCACCACCCACCTGGCGGCGGGCTCGTCCTCGTCGTCCGGTGAGCCTCCGAAGCCCTGGGTCATCTGGGACGTGAACGTCCACTTCGGCGATGTCCGCGTGGACAACAACCTGGCGAAGGCCCGCCTGCTGGGGGACGTGCGGTTGACGGGGACGGACCTGCGGCCGGGACTGCTGGGCCGGGTGGAGCTGGCCGAGGGCAGCCAGGCGTTCTTCCGGAACAACCCCTTCACCATCAGTCAGGGGCAGCTCGAGTTCCAGGACCCCACGCAAATCGACCCTGTCTTCGAGGTCCAGGCCCAGACGCAGGTGCGCGAGTACATGGTGAAGCTGCACGCCTTCGGCAAGCCGTCGGACCCGCAGATTCTCCTCTCCTCGGAGCCGGCGCTGGTGGAGGGTGACATCGTCTCGCTCCTCACGCTGGGTTTCACCTCGTCAGACCAGGATACCGCGGCCTCGGCGAGCGCCGGCCTGGCGGCCGAGGCCCTCTTCAACGTGTCGGGCCTGGATCGGCAGCTCCAGCGCTTTCTTCCCAGCAATCCCGTGTTGAGGGATTTGTCCCTGCAGATTTCGACCACCTACAACGATGCCACCCGGCAAGCGGAGCCCACCGCGCAACTGGAGTCGAAGTTCCTGAGCGAGCAGCTTAAAATCGGTATGACGCAACCCGTGAGCGGGCGCGGCACGCGGGCGCGGGCCGAGTACCGTTTCGATGACCGACTTTCCGCGCAGGCCCAGTGGGACAACGAGAACAACGACGCCTCGTTTGGAAACCTCGGGCTCGAGCTGAAGCTGAGCTGGGAGGTCGAGTAG